The following coding sequences are from one Myxococcus stipitatus window:
- a CDS encoding YicC/YloC family endoribonuclease gives MLKSMTGFGAGRARVGDEEVSVEVRSLNHKFCEVKARLPRELASLEPALTKQVKDRLARGSVELLVKRQASTASGTVPTVDLNLAREYLRTFRDLARELGLPEEVSWAQIANQQGVVRLEEKGVDLESATPAVMTALDQALSALEKMRLVEGEAIRADLDARMKLLEGWSREVAQLAPRAVQEYQQRLTERVAELARGVAVDPQRLAQEVALFAERTDIAEEVTRLASHLEQFRVLMASSEPAGRRMDFLVQEMHREVNTTGSKSQHADISARVVSMKAEVERIREQVQNIE, from the coding sequence ATGCTGAAGAGCATGACCGGGTTTGGCGCGGGCCGCGCGCGCGTGGGCGACGAGGAAGTCTCCGTCGAGGTGCGCTCTCTCAACCACAAGTTCTGCGAGGTGAAGGCGCGGCTGCCTCGCGAGCTGGCTTCGCTGGAGCCGGCGCTGACGAAGCAGGTGAAGGACCGACTGGCTCGTGGCTCGGTGGAGCTGCTGGTGAAGCGCCAGGCGTCCACCGCCTCGGGGACGGTGCCCACCGTGGACCTGAACCTGGCGCGCGAGTACCTGCGCACCTTCCGGGACCTGGCGCGGGAGTTGGGGCTGCCGGAGGAGGTCTCCTGGGCGCAGATCGCCAACCAGCAGGGGGTCGTCCGCCTGGAGGAGAAGGGCGTGGACCTCGAGTCCGCGACGCCGGCGGTGATGACCGCGTTGGACCAGGCCCTCTCCGCGCTGGAGAAGATGCGGCTCGTCGAGGGCGAGGCCATCCGGGCGGACCTCGATGCGCGCATGAAGCTCCTGGAGGGCTGGAGCCGCGAGGTCGCGCAGCTGGCGCCCCGCGCCGTGCAGGAGTACCAGCAGCGGCTCACCGAGCGCGTGGCCGAACTGGCCCGGGGCGTCGCGGTGGACCCTCAGCGGCTGGCGCAGGAGGTGGCCCTCTTCGCCGAGCGCACGGACATCGCCGAGGAGGTGACGCGCCTGGCGAGTCACCTCGAGCAGTTCCGTGTCCTCATGGCCAGCAGCGAGCCCGCTGGCCGCCGAATGGATTTCCTCGTGCAGGAGATGCACCGCGAGGTGAACACGACCGGCTCCAAGAGCCAGCACGCGGACATCTCCGCGCGCGTGGTGTCGATGAAGGCCGAGGTCGAGCGCATCCGCGAACAGGTGCAGAACATCGAATGA